In Rhodothermales bacterium, one DNA window encodes the following:
- the gdhA gene encoding NADP-specific glutamate dehydrogenase, producing the protein MKLESFMEDLERRNPAQPEFLQAVREVAEKVVPYVNEHPKYEQARMLERLTEPDRVLMFRVTWEGDDGAIHVNRGYRVQQNNAIGPYKGGLRFDPSVNLSVLKFLAFEQVFKNSLTTLPMGGAKGGSDFDPKGKSDREVMRFCQAFMTELHRHIGANTDVPAGDIGVGAREIGFLFGQYKRLRNTFTGALTGKGAGWGGSLIRPEATGYGSVYFACEMLNHRGEDIEGKRCLVSGSGNVAQYTAEKLLDLGAVVLTLSDRSGTVHFPDGLDRDDLDAILDLKNNRRGRLSDFAGEHGLGFFAGRTPWHIPCDAAFPSAVQNEITDDDAQTLLANGCTVVCEGANMPSTAEAAHRFEKTGIMYGPSKAANAGGVAVSGLEMSQNSMRISWTREDLDARLHTIMKNIHATCVTYGGENGTVNYVRGANVGGFVKVADAVLAYGTV; encoded by the coding sequence ATGAAGCTGGAATCATTCATGGAAGACCTGGAGCGACGCAACCCGGCGCAGCCGGAGTTCCTCCAGGCCGTCCGCGAGGTTGCCGAGAAGGTCGTCCCCTACGTCAACGAGCATCCGAAGTACGAGCAGGCGCGGATGCTGGAACGCCTCACCGAGCCCGACCGCGTACTGATGTTCCGCGTGACGTGGGAGGGCGACGATGGCGCGATCCACGTCAACCGGGGCTATCGCGTTCAGCAGAACAACGCCATCGGTCCGTACAAAGGCGGCCTCCGGTTCGACCCATCGGTGAACCTCAGCGTGCTGAAGTTCCTCGCTTTCGAGCAGGTCTTCAAGAACAGCCTCACCACGCTCCCGATGGGCGGCGCGAAAGGCGGCAGCGACTTCGACCCGAAGGGAAAGAGCGACCGCGAGGTGATGCGGTTCTGCCAGGCGTTCATGACCGAGCTCCACCGCCACATCGGCGCGAACACGGACGTGCCGGCGGGCGACATCGGCGTGGGCGCGCGCGAGATCGGCTTCCTCTTCGGGCAGTACAAGCGGCTGCGCAACACGTTCACGGGGGCACTGACCGGCAAAGGAGCCGGGTGGGGCGGCAGCCTGATCCGTCCCGAGGCGACGGGCTACGGCAGCGTTTACTTCGCCTGCGAGATGCTGAACCACCGGGGCGAGGACATCGAGGGCAAGCGGTGCCTCGTCTCCGGCTCGGGGAACGTCGCGCAGTACACCGCCGAGAAGCTGCTCGACCTCGGCGCCGTCGTGCTCACGCTCTCCGACCGCTCCGGCACGGTCCACTTCCCCGACGGGCTGGACCGCGACGACCTCGACGCCATCCTCGACCTGAAGAACAACAGGCGCGGCAGGCTCAGCGACTTCGCCGGCGAGCACGGCCTCGGCTTTTTCGCCGGGCGGACGCCGTGGCACATCCCCTGCGATGCGGCCTTCCCATCCGCCGTCCAGAATGAGATCACCGACGACGACGCGCAGACGCTCCTCGCCAACGGCTGCACCGTCGTCTGCGAGGGCGCGAACATGCCGAGCACGGCGGAGGCCGCGCACCGCTTCGAGAAGACCGGCATCATGTACGGCCCGAGCAAGGCGGCGAACGCGGGCGGCGTGGCGGTCTCCGGCCTCGAGATGTCGCAGAACTCGATGCGCATCTCGTGGACGCGCGAAGACCTCGATGCGCGGCTCCACACCATCATGAAGAACATCCACGCGACGTGCGTGACGTATGGCGGCGAGAACGGCACGGTGAACTACGTCCGCGGCGCGAACGTCGGCGGCTTCGTCAAAGTAGCCGACGCGGTCCTCGCGTACGGGACGGTGTAA
- a CDS encoding RNA polymerase sigma factor RpoD/SigA produces the protein MYVPRQQRMLDQYLDEISQVELLTPDEEVDLAQRIKKGDQEALHKLVRANLRFVVSVAKKYQGQGLTLTDLISEGNYGLVKAAQRFDETRGFKFISYAVWWIRQSILKALSDQARTVRLPQNRIGTLSKMRKASARLSQEHGRKPTVEELADELEMKPHKVEEGFRHGRRSLSMDAPFSDDSAQSLLDVIPDEELASPDEPITAESIKIDVERILCQLQPREAEITRLYFGIGRERPLTLGAIGEQIGLTRERVRQIKEKALRKLRRHHAQAEMRAHLN, from the coding sequence ATGTACGTTCCCCGGCAGCAACGGATGTTGGACCAATATCTGGACGAAATCAGCCAGGTAGAGCTGCTCACCCCGGACGAGGAAGTAGACCTCGCTCAGCGGATCAAGAAGGGGGACCAAGAGGCCCTGCACAAGCTCGTCCGTGCGAACCTCCGCTTCGTCGTCTCGGTGGCGAAGAAGTACCAGGGTCAGGGGCTCACGCTCACCGACCTCATCAGCGAGGGGAACTACGGCCTCGTGAAAGCCGCGCAGCGCTTCGACGAGACGCGCGGGTTCAAGTTCATCTCGTACGCCGTCTGGTGGATCCGGCAGTCGATCCTGAAGGCGCTCTCCGACCAGGCCCGGACCGTCCGCCTCCCGCAGAACCGGATCGGCACGCTCTCGAAGATGCGCAAGGCCAGCGCCCGCCTCTCGCAGGAGCACGGCCGCAAGCCCACCGTCGAAGAGTTGGCCGACGAGTTGGAGATGAAGCCGCACAAGGTGGAAGAAGGCTTCCGCCACGGCCGCCGCTCCCTCTCGATGGACGCGCCGTTCTCCGACGACTCCGCCCAGAGCCTCCTCGACGTCATCCCCGACGAAGAACTCGCCTCGCCCGACGAGCCGATCACGGCCGAGTCGATCAAGATCGACGTCGAGCGGATCCTCTGCCAGCTCCAGCCGCGCGAGGCCGAGATCACCCGGCTCTACTTCGGCATCGGGCGCGAGCGTCCGCTCACGCTCGGCGCGATTGGCGAGCAGATCGGGCTCACGCGCGAGCGCGTCCGCCAGATCAAAGAGAAGGCGCTCCGCAAGCTCCGCCGTCACCACGCGCAGGCCGAGATGCGGGCCCACCTGAATTGA
- a CDS encoding META domain-containing protein yields the protein MILRFLLYLMTLSLVGSGCVLSKSSLDGTEWVLQRAETPTGSVTPAADVPTLRIEEGRIAGSDGCNQFSGSVQPTDDGRIAVSHLASTKRACPPPFDALSKAILGVLDGKTIANEVRGDELLLSAAGTTLVYTRR from the coding sequence GTGATCCTCCGCTTCCTCCTCTACCTCATGACGCTCTCGCTTGTCGGGAGCGGCTGCGTCCTTTCCAAGTCGTCGCTCGACGGCACCGAATGGGTCCTCCAGCGCGCGGAGACGCCAACCGGCTCTGTCACCCCGGCGGCCGACGTGCCGACACTGCGGATCGAGGAGGGCCGCATCGCCGGCTCCGACGGCTGCAACCAGTTCAGCGGCTCGGTGCAACCCACCGACGACGGACGGATTGCCGTCTCGCACCTCGCCTCGACAAAGCGGGCGTGCCCGCCGCCGTTCGACGCTCTCAGCAAGGCCATCCTCGGTGTGCTCGACGGAAAGACCATCGCCAACGAGGTGCGGGGCGACGAACTCCTGCTCTCAGCCGCCGGGACGACGCTCGTCTACACCCGCCGCTGA